A single Desulfitobacterium chlororespirans DSM 11544 DNA region contains:
- a CDS encoding acyl-CoA thioesterase has product MFLTHQTPVRVRYAETDQMGVVYHSNYFIWFEIGRAELLRNAGLAYTTFEEQGLAVAVVDAGCRYRRPALYDDQLVIETSLESFSSRKLTFTYKVLRDDILLAEGTTIHVFVDRTGRSTDARNYPIWKEFEEIINENKESERAETGAQV; this is encoded by the coding sequence ATGTTTTTAACCCATCAGACTCCGGTACGAGTCCGTTATGCTGAAACAGATCAAATGGGCGTCGTCTATCATTCCAATTATTTCATCTGGTTTGAGATAGGCCGGGCCGAACTGCTGCGCAATGCCGGACTAGCCTATACCACATTTGAAGAACAAGGCCTGGCCGTTGCGGTGGTTGATGCCGGCTGCCGTTATCGCCGCCCGGCACTCTATGATGATCAGTTGGTCATTGAAACAAGTCTGGAAAGCTTTTCCTCGCGCAAACTCACTTTTACCTACAAAGTGCTTAGAGACGACATCTTGTTAGCCGAAGGAACAACGATTCATGTCTTTGTGGATCGCACAGGGAGAAGCACCGATGCCCGGAATTATCCCATCTGGAAAGAATTTGAAGAGATTATCAACGAAAACAAAGAGAGCGAAAGGGCAGAGACAGGAGCGCAGGTTTAA
- a CDS encoding AraC family transcriptional regulator: MNYRNEVEKCIEFIEDHIKEDITIEEIANQSGYSLYHFCRVFSLCKGISVMEYIRGRRLALAATELFKGRKIIDIAFDYGFETPSGFAKAFRKAYGHSPTQYMMRMAQYADTKTTFEIGGYIMKPVIVKRPAFKVAGYGIKTNITGVTYTKDVASYWSNYEGENLESKMYKILNPAEHGEVGLCIPLSEDGNVIYLLGVIVDDFSKVEEDMLTVEVPEAEYAVFTTVPVDTSNDKEQIEFAEIIASTWKYIFEDWFKDSEYIYDESKIDFEFYDERCHHRKDTVMDIYIPIRKGLKVDGFDTFEAVAIR; encoded by the coding sequence TTGAATTATAGGAATGAAGTTGAAAAATGTATTGAATTCATTGAAGACCATATAAAAGAAGATATTACTATTGAAGAAATCGCCAATCAATCAGGGTATTCTCTTTACCATTTTTGTAGAGTTTTTAGTCTATGCAAGGGTATATCTGTTATGGAATACATACGAGGACGCAGGTTAGCTTTAGCAGCAACAGAATTATTCAAGGGCAGAAAAATTATTGATATTGCTTTTGATTATGGATTTGAAACACCCAGCGGATTTGCTAAAGCTTTTCGTAAAGCTTATGGTCATAGTCCCACACAGTATATGATGCGGATGGCTCAATATGCTGATACAAAAACAACATTTGAAATTGGAGGTTATATTATGAAGCCTGTTATTGTTAAAAGACCTGCATTTAAAGTTGCTGGTTATGGAATCAAAACCAATATTACCGGGGTTACCTATACAAAAGATGTCGCATCTTACTGGAGCAATTATGAAGGCGAAAATTTAGAAAGTAAAATGTACAAAATTTTAAATCCGGCTGAACACGGTGAAGTGGGATTGTGTATTCCGTTATCTGAAGATGGAAATGTAATATATCTTTTAGGTGTAATTGTTGATGACTTTTCAAAGGTAGAGGAAGATATGCTGACAGTAGAGGTTCCGGAGGCGGAGTATGCAGTTTTTACAACGGTTCCTGTGGATACTTCAAATGACAAAGAACAAATTGAGTTTGCAGAGATTATTGCAAGTACATGGAAATATATTTTTGAAGATTGGTTTAAAGACAGTGAGTATATTTACGATGAAAGTAAAATTGATTTTGAATTCTACGATGAACGTTGTCATCACAGAAAAGATACCGTTATGGATATTTATATTCCCATTAGAAAAGGATTAAAAGTAGATGGATTTGACACTTTTGAGGCTGTGGCTATTAGGTAA